ACCACACCCAGCTGTTCCAGCTGATCGCGCTCGGACGGGCCTGCGCGGTCGTGCCCGAGTCCCTCCGAACCCACCTGCGCGACGATCATGCAACGGTGCCGGTGCCGGACGCACCGACTGTCACGACCGTCATCGCCTGGCCACCACACAGCAGATCCAAAGCCGTCGCCGACCTGGTCCGCACCGCGACACGCCTCTAGCCAACGGCAAGAGCGGGCAGCCAGAGGACTGGTGTGAATCGTGGGTGCCAAACCCCCTACCGTGATCGACTGGAGTACTAGGCCCGGCTGACGCCCTCGTGGACCAAGCCGGCGATGTGGGTGGTCACCGTGTCGAGGATATCGCTCCATGCGGATTCGTCGCCGAGCACGAGGTAGTTGAGGGTCAGCCCATCGGTCATAGCCGCCAGGTAGCGAGCCAACACCGAGGCGGGGACGGCGAGTTGATGGTTCATGGTCCGGCACAGCTGGTCGATGAGCTCGGCGTAGGCGGCGCCGTACAACTCGTACTGCCGTCGGGCCAGGTGCTCGAAACCCGGCTCGCGCAGGGCGTACTGGGTGAGTTCGTAGGTGAGCATGTGCTCGTCGGGATGGCTACGGACATGGTTCCAGTACGCCTGGAAACCGGCCCGGACGGTCTCGACGAGCGTGGCTCTGGGACGCAGGACTTCCTTCACCACGCTCAGCGAGTGGTCGGTGAGGGTCGTGATGACGGCCTCGACCAAGGCCTGCTTGGAGTCGAAGCAGTAGTGGAAGACGCTGAGCGACACGCCCGCCTCAGCGGCGATGGACCGGGTCGTCGTCTTGGCGACGCCGTCCCGGGCCATCGCCCTGATCGCCGCTTCCGTCAGCTGTCTGCGCCGCTCGGCCGACGGCATGCGTGCCATGTGTGTCCTCGGGTGTGGTGACGGACCTCAGGCGCTGTGGACGCCCACTTCGTAGAGCGAGTATCCCCAGTCGGTGCCTCGGTCGAGGCCGTGGACCCGGACGTAGCGGGCGGGTGTGCCGGTGAAACGGGCAGTGTCCAGACCGCCGTCGCCGGACGTGGTGGACCAGACGGTCTGCCAGTTGGTGCCGTCGGTGGAGAGTTCGATGCGGTACGCCGTGCCGTACGCGCGCTCCCAGTCCATTGTGACCCGGCTGACGAGGTTGGTGGCGCCCAGGTCGACCTGCCACCACTGGTCGTCGCTCCAGTCGCTGGCCCAGCGGGTGCCGTCGTCGCCGTCGGCGGCCCGGCCCGGCTGGTAGCTGGTGAACGGGTTCCACTCGGACGAACTGGCGGTGGCCGTCGCGCCCTTGGCGAGGTTCACCGATGCCTGGTGTCGCTCGGTCGCTCCCCAGGTGTCGAGATAGGACTCGGCGCCCCGCATCAGGTCATTCACCACGTCCTGGCCGCCGACGAGCCGGATGTCCTCGATCCAGTCGGGGATCATGCCGACGTGTGCGGCACCGTCCGTGTTGAAGTCGAAGGTGCGATCACCGGTGGTCTGTTTGTCGATGACCGAGCCGCCGTCGGCACTCTTGAAGGGATACGTGACCTTGTTGGCGGCGTCGGCGCCGCGCGGGGCGGGGTGGTCGCCGATGCCGTTGAAGTCGGTGCCGTAGCCGTAGCCCACGTGGTATTTGTCGCGCAGCGCGTCCGTCCGCTTGGCCTCCGCGGCGAACCCCTCGGAGCCGTGCATGTACTGGGCGACGAAGCCGCCGAGAGAGTAGACGCGCTCCGTCCAGTTCAGGTCCATCCAGCTGTGCGAGGAGAGCACGCCGGGGTAGGACGCGGCCTCGAGGATGTCCAGTGTCTGGCCGACCGCCTTGACGCCCATGTGGTCGATCTCCAGCATCATCTTGCGTTTCATCATGCCGCGCACGGCGTACTCACCGAGGTCGGTGAGCCCGCGCTTGTTGCATTGAGCATCACTGTCGTACGAGGGAACGTCCACGCCCGCCGGCAGGTCCTTCTCCGCCGCGGAAGAGGCGGTGCCGATGGGGTTGTCGTGCTGGGGGCCGGTGCACTTCTCGGTCTGCCAGAAGGTGCCGGTCGACAGGAACTGGCCGACGTTGATGGCCGTTCCGAGGCCGCCCGAGTCGAAGCGGACGCCGCACAGCGCGTTGTCGAACTTGTGGCACAGGAACATGGAGCGCACGCCGAGGGCGTAGAGCTCGTCCAGTCCCTTGTCGATGTCGGCCTTGCTGCACTGCGGGATGTCCAGGATCTGCTTGCAGCCGAACGGCTCGGAGGTCTCGACGCCGAGGATGACGGCCAGCTTGCCTTCCTTGATCACCTCACGGGCCTGCGCGGTGTCGGTGACGATCCGGAACCAGCCCTTTCCGGTTCCGCCGTACATCTTGTCGATGTAGGCCTGGAGTTCATACGTGAGCTTCGCCTGCAGCCGGATCGACGTCATCTCGTCGCAGCTGCGGTCCTTGAAGGGGTAGACCGAGCAGATCATGCCGTTGGTGACCAGGTCGTTGACCAGCACCCGCTGTCCGCCGCGCCAGGCCCGCTCCACCCAGGCGTAGTAGTTCGCCTGATGGGTCATGGAGTCGTACGCGGGCCAGTCCTTGAACGTCGGCCAGCCGACCGGGTCGTGCCTGCCATCGCCGCCGTGGGTGATGTAGTCGAAGATCGCGAGAGTGCCGTCGGGGTAGTGCTCGGGACAGTCCTTGAGCGCGTCGGCGACCCCGGCCTCGGAGAACACCTTGCCGCAGATCAGCCGCCCCCCGAAGGCCTCGTTCGAGAACAGGTGGTTGTGCGCGTCGACGAACCCGCGCACGTCGCCTGCGGAGTCGGTGCCGGTGAACGGCTCCCCGGTGACGTTGATCTGGGCGTCCGGGGCCGGGCGCGCGGCCGGGATCCACCAGTCGTTGCCGGCCGCGGAACTCGGCGTGGGGCCGAGGACCACGGACAGGAAGAGAAGAAGCAGCGACACCATGGTGACGTTCTTGCGTCTGCGGTACGAGCGTCGATTCGGTGTCACGGCCCACGTCCCTCGGTCGGCGGGATGGCGCGGTCGGCTGACCCATTTGATTGTCATGAACCGCGCAAGTTATGGGACGAGGATCGACGCGGACATCTTCCGAGTCAAGAGTCCGGGACGCTTGACCTGATAGCGCGAAGGAGGCCAGCTCTGACCGCGGCGAGGTGTGCCAGGCTGCGCTCCCTCCTCGCCCGCCGCAGAGTCCATGCCCTGGGGCCCCTAGCTTCGCTCTTGTCCCTCCGCTCTGGTCCTGCGCGGCTGGCTGCTCGGTGGCCGGGACATGGAACGGCCATCGCGGGATTCCCCGAGCCTTCGCACCGTTGCGGACCTTGCCTGTCGCGACCGCACGGCGGCCGGAGGAGACGTTGCGGGCGTGGCTGCTGCACCAGGGCAGGCGGAACGAGGTGGCGGCGGCGTTGTTCGTCCACCCCCCAGCCAGTCCGGTACCGCATGCCGCAGCTGCGGGAGCTGTTTCCGGATCTCGCATCGCCACACCGGGTCCTTGAACTGACGCTGGCGGTCGGTCTTCGGGTCAGCTGACGTGTACTTCGACCGTCCACGACCAGTCCGCGAGCGGTCCAGGAATCGTGCCTCGGGAAGCCCCCCGGGGGCGCCGTCCTGGCACGAGCTGACCCACGGGCGCGCGGCGGGCTGCAGCTGGGTGACCGGCGGGCGGCCAGGCCGGTTCACCAGGGGCAGGAGGCCGGGTCGCTCGTGCCGGGGACCACCGTGGTTATGCGACGGCCTCGTGCCTCCCTTCCGACAGGCCGGCCGGACGACCGACCGGGCCGGCCAGGCACACCGCACGAGGGATGATGGGGACGGAATGACGGAACGCGAGGTCAGGAGCGTCCATGGCGAAGCGGGTTCACCAACCCCGTGAGGACGCCGAGTTCGATTTCATCCTCGGGATGAGCGGAGTCCCGGTCCTCGCATACTTCACCGGGACATGGCCCAAGGCAATCGAGCCCTGCCGGGCGATGGACCTCGTCGTGGGTGGCATCGCCGACGAGTACACGGGCCGCCTGACAGCCGTCCGCACCGACATCACGCGCTGTCCGGCCGCAACCGAGCGATACGGGATCACCGGAGCCCCGTCCTACGTCCTGCTGAAGGAGGGAGAGGCGGTGGCGCGCGCCACGGGGCCCATGACCATCGCCGAGATACGGAAGTTCCTGGACGGCCACCTCTGAACGGCCGCTGCGGCACGTGGCGGCTGAGACACCTTCACAGGTCACATAACGCCGTCGAGGACGGTGCCTGGCGGGAGCATGGTGAGCCCCGCGAGGGCGAGATCCATCCACACGGCCGTGACATCCCGGCCGGATCGGGCCTGAAGGCGGACGGTGTCCTCGTATCGCCATATGACAGTTCGATGGGCAGTGCGCCAGGCATCACGGACGCGGCAGATAGTCGGACGGTTCGGGCGGCTTACCGAGGCGCCGACGGTCGGCCTGTCGAGGCCGAACTCGACAGGGTCCCGCTGGATGGAAAGCCGGAATCGCCTTACCCGACCGCCGACTTGGCTTGGCGTGCCAGGCGGAACATGACCTGCGCGTAGGCGGTGGTCGTTGCCGCGATGATCGTCGGAATGACCGCGAGCGCGAGTATGCCCACCAGTGCGTGGGTGTCTTCGGCGTGCCTGCCGAATCCCTGGTCGTTGTTCTTCAGCAGCCGGTAGCCGAACCATGCCCACATCGCCAGCGACAGGACCATCCACCCGACCGACCACTTCTCGATCCGATGCCCGTCCCGGCGGAACTGTTCCATGTCGACTGCCATCTCCGGCTCCCCTGCAACTTGGTGATCAGTGGTCATTGTTCATCACAACGCGCACGTGACCCAACGTTCCATGCCAGCCCGGTCAGCCGTACGGGGCGCCCCGTGCCAATTGCATCTGTCGGGTCCCACTCCTTCGGGACGCCCACGTCCCAGAGACCCCGTTTCAGCACGTACTCCAGCCGCCCCAGCGCTGTCATGGCCGCCAGGTCTTCGTCCGTCCGCTCCCCCGCAGGAGAAGGCCCTGTCCGGTCACGCGCGCGGGAGGACCGCTGGTCATGTGGGCCTCACTCGGTCGGGCAACGGGCCACCTGAATACGGAGATTGACGTCGGCGTCAGACCTCTTGACGCGATTGGTTCAGACCTTTAACGTCACCGCACAGAAGTGGGGTTCATAAGTGAACTCAGAGTTCATTCATGTGAATTCCACTTCCCTCTCCCCCACACCCGAAGGACGTCAACATGATCCGTTCCAGGGCATTCAGCGCAGCCACCGTCGCAGGCATAGTCGCCGCGGTGACCCTCCTCGGCACCTCCAGCGCAGGCGCGGCCGATCCGAACGTCGCGCCCGGCGGCAACTTCGACCTGTCCGTCTGGCAGTTGCAGGAACCCGTGGGCTCCCCCGGCTCGCCGACCACCATCTCCTCCGCCCGCCTTCAGGGAGCGAACGGCTACCAGGACGCGTACTTCTACACCGACACCCGAGACGGAGCCATGACGTTCTGGGCCCCCGAGAAGGGCGTCACCACCCCGAACTCCAACTACGCCCGCTCCGAGTTGCGGGAGATGAACCGCAGCGGCAGCGCGGCCGACTGGTCGCTGAGCGGGAGCCACCGGCTGAGTGCAACACTGCGCGTGGTCTCGGTGACGTCCAACGTGTGTGTCGGTCAGATCCACCTGGGCTCCGGCGGCTCGTCGACCAAGCCGCTGGTGGAGCTGTACTACCGCTCCAGCGGTGACATCGTCCTCGGCACCGAGAACTCTCCGGCGGGCGGCCAGACCCTGCACACGGTGGGACACGTGTCGGTCGGCAAGACATGGACCTACGCCATCGCCGTCTCCGGCGGCAACACCGTCGACCTGACCGTCAACGGCAGCACCACGCACTACCCGATTCCGTCGTCCTTCTTCCCGTACAAGCAGTACTTCAAGGCCGGCTCCTACAACCAGTCGTCCTCCGACAGCACCACGAAGGGCGCACGGGTCGCCTTCTACGGGCTGAACGTCTCGCATGGCTGACAGACCATAATGCCGGGATGACCTCCCCCACACCCACCCCCATATCGGCAGAGCAGATCCCCGTTGTCATCGTCGGTGCCGGACCGGCCGGGCTCACCCTCGCCAACATCCTGCGGGACGCCTCCGTCGACTGCGTGGTCCTGGAGACCGAGAGCAGGACGTTCATCGAGCAGCGGCCCCGTGCGGGGTTCATCGAGGAATGGGCCGTACGGGCACTCCGACAGCGCGGACTGGCCGACCGGCTCGTCGAGCGCGCGCAGGCTCACCACGCGTGCGAGTTCCGGTTCGACGGGGCGCGCCACCGGTTCCCGTACGCCAAGCTCTCCGGTGACCGCCATTTCGTCTATCCGCAGCCGCTGTTGGTGACCGACCTGGTGCGCGAGTACGCGGACGTGAAGGGTGGCGACATCCGCTTCGGCGTACGCGATGTGCGGCTGCACGACATCGGCACCGACCGGCCCTCGGTGTCGTACACCGATCCGGAGTCGGGTGAACACCGGCGTATCGCCTGCGCGTTCATCGCCGGATGCGACGGCGCCCGGGGCGTGACCCGCACCTATGTGACGCCGGGCGGGGGCAGCATCGCCCGCCACGACTACGGGGTCGGCTGGCTGGCCCTGCTGGCCGAGGCGCCGCCGTCGTCCGACTGCGTCGTCTTCGGCATCCACCCGCGCGGATTCGGCGCCCACATGGCCCGCAGCCCCGAGGTCACCCGCTACTACCTCGAGTGTCCACCCGGCGACGATCCGCAGAACTGGCCGCACGACCGAGTGTGGTGGGAGCTCCACGCCCGTCTGTCAGTGGACGGCGCCCCGCCGCTGTCCGAGGGCCGGCTGATCGAGAAGCGGGTGCTCGGCATGCACAACTACGTGGTCGAGCCGATGGTGTACGGGCGGCTGTATCTGGCGGGCGACTCCGCGCACTT
Above is a genomic segment from Streptomyces sp. R21 containing:
- a CDS encoding thioredoxin family protein, which gives rise to MAKRVHQPREDAEFDFILGMSGVPVLAYFTGTWPKAIEPCRAMDLVVGGIADEYTGRLTAVRTDITRCPAATERYGITGAPSYVLLKEGEAVARATGPMTIAEIRKFLDGHL
- a CDS encoding TetR/AcrR family transcriptional regulator, with the protein product MARMPSAERRRQLTEAAIRAMARDGVAKTTTRSIAAEAGVSLSVFHYCFDSKQALVEAVITTLTDHSLSVVKEVLRPRATLVETVRAGFQAYWNHVRSHPDEHMLTYELTQYALREPGFEHLARRQYELYGAAYAELIDQLCRTMNHQLAVPASVLARYLAAMTDGLTLNYLVLGDESAWSDILDTVTTHIAGLVHEGVSRA
- a CDS encoding polysaccharide lyase family 7 protein — encoded protein: MIRSRAFSAATVAGIVAAVTLLGTSSAGAADPNVAPGGNFDLSVWQLQEPVGSPGSPTTISSARLQGANGYQDAYFYTDTRDGAMTFWAPEKGVTTPNSNYARSELREMNRSGSAADWSLSGSHRLSATLRVVSVTSNVCVGQIHLGSGGSSTKPLVELYYRSSGDIVLGTENSPAGGQTLHTVGHVSVGKTWTYAIAVSGGNTVDLTVNGSTTHYPIPSSFFPYKQYFKAGSYNQSSSDSTTKGARVAFYGLNVSHG
- a CDS encoding discoidin domain-containing protein: MVSLLLLFLSVVLGPTPSSAAGNDWWIPAARPAPDAQINVTGEPFTGTDSAGDVRGFVDAHNHLFSNEAFGGRLICGKVFSEAGVADALKDCPEHYPDGTLAIFDYITHGGDGRHDPVGWPTFKDWPAYDSMTHQANYYAWVERAWRGGQRVLVNDLVTNGMICSVYPFKDRSCDEMTSIRLQAKLTYELQAYIDKMYGGTGKGWFRIVTDTAQAREVIKEGKLAVILGVETSEPFGCKQILDIPQCSKADIDKGLDELYALGVRSMFLCHKFDNALCGVRFDSGGLGTAINVGQFLSTGTFWQTEKCTGPQHDNPIGTASSAAEKDLPAGVDVPSYDSDAQCNKRGLTDLGEYAVRGMMKRKMMLEIDHMGVKAVGQTLDILEAASYPGVLSSHSWMDLNWTERVYSLGGFVAQYMHGSEGFAAEAKRTDALRDKYHVGYGYGTDFNGIGDHPAPRGADAANKVTYPFKSADGGSVIDKQTTGDRTFDFNTDGAAHVGMIPDWIEDIRLVGGQDVVNDLMRGAESYLDTWGATERHQASVNLAKGATATASSSEWNPFTSYQPGRAADGDDGTRWASDWSDDQWWQVDLGATNLVSRVTMDWERAYGTAYRIELSTDGTNWQTVWSTTSGDGGLDTARFTGTPARYVRVHGLDRGTDWGYSLYEVGVHSA
- a CDS encoding 4-hydroxybenzoate 3-monooxygenase, translating into MTSPTPTPISAEQIPVVIVGAGPAGLTLANILRDASVDCVVLETESRTFIEQRPRAGFIEEWAVRALRQRGLADRLVERAQAHHACEFRFDGARHRFPYAKLSGDRHFVYPQPLLVTDLVREYADVKGGDIRFGVRDVRLHDIGTDRPSVSYTDPESGEHRRIACAFIAGCDGARGVTRTYVTPGGGSIARHDYGVGWLALLAEAPPSSDCVVFGIHPRGFGAHMARSPEVTRYYLECPPGDDPQNWPHDRVWWELHARLSVDGAPPLSEGRLIEKRVLGMHNYVVEPMVYGRLYLAGDSAHLVAPIAAKGMNLAVHDALLLADALVAYRAGDDTGLRGYSAACLRRVWEYQEFSQWFAELLHGPSSGDPFRAGSATARLRRLLDAPGAASAFAESYIGKGFTG